The Spirosoma radiotolerans genome has a window encoding:
- a CDS encoding type I polyketide synthase yields MRDIYHTDFLSKNALTEPGPQEVANYPNEQTITALFSEQVSKHPQCVAVQFDGQQLTYRQLDERSSQLANYLRKRGVTEETLVPICLNRSLEMIIGLLAILKAGGAYVPIEPDYPRERLQYILSDTGATVIVTNVQSVQALADFTQPLIYIDRDWEAIAQESTQAPDTALAPHNLAYVIYTSGSTGQPKGVLIEHRSIANEISSYSSLFGFDSSDKQLVLANFTFDASVEQIFVPLISGACVVLISMSDQLDPHTLAKTIDEAGITHFQTTPTFLRTIKPQPYTRLKRVCSGGEACPIELAEQWSPYVRFFNKYGPTETAVNVSYHSYSQEKKYETHLPIGKPLPNTQFYVLDADNTAVPVGGTGELHVSGIQVARGYLNQAALTASKFVHSAVGLAGSRLYRTGDLVRLLPDGELVYVGRTDDQVKVRGYRIEVGEIEQVLNHHPSIRQSVVVTKEDSMGANQLVAYVIPEKEFDKEIITLYLKNKLPDYMAPAYVVEIDRFPMNNSGKTDRKALATLAIKRPELATLYRAPETSLEKQIADLWKSLLHLDEVGTDDNFFALGGNSLLAVNFVAALQERFDYRLPIARLYQYRTIKNIAQFLERKDDRQVKTKPEKPSASQRTDEVAVIGMAGRFPGANTVDELWTLLKEGKEAIRFFSDQELDPSIPDHVKADPMYVKARGIIDNVDKFDPAFFGINPKMAELMDPQQRIFLEIAWEALESAGYVPEKQEGQIGVFAGCRFNSYYLNNLASNPDLVDKAGFFNVMTFNDKDYISSRTAYALNLKGPAVTVQSACSTSLLAIAQAVESIRKGQCAMALAGGATVTAPVNSGHLYEEGSILSSDGHCRPFDANARGTVFSDGAGVVLLKSRQQAEKDGDTIYAIIRGVGVTNDGGDKGSFSAPSSDGQAGAINMAMQDAGVDPSSISYVEAHGTATPLGDPIEIEGLRKAFGTQVEQPFCALGSIKSNIGHLVSAAGVAGFIKTVLSLYHQQLPPSLFYETPNPAIDFSNSPFYVNASLKDWQSTTVRRAGVSSFGVGGTNVHVVLEEVETKAPLSTNDNNRPYQLITWSAKSADSRDTYVQSLATYCRQARQVNLADVAFTLQTARSAFAHRRFVVATSADDCLEKLNAPSSVNVQTVKQTPGPIVFMFPGQGSQYPNMGRELYEDEPVYRNAIDECAELLDAYLETDIRQVLYFDKGNKSAEERLQNTRYTQPALFSTEYALAKLWMSWGIEPAILCGHSIGEFLAAHLAGVFTLADALKLISIRGRLVSELPRGSMLSVRMEAEKIGALMPEPLSIAAINSQKLCVVAGHDEDIADFASVLDNMEISNRVLSTSHAFHSVMMEPVIADFEKVLAEVSLNTPTKPIVSTVTGTWLSNSEATDPHYWATHLRLTVRFADALDSVLTQNQPILLEVGPGNATASFARQQAGSKAATILTSLERKESKTEYESVLNALGQLWLNGLEPDWRAFYAHQNRKRVTLPTYAFDKKRYWIDPAVKVSPMNHVRDTPTAQGLPDQFPAEQPVYSIKMRKDILVDKVKEILEEASGIEMKNVTTDMHFLEIGLDSLLLTQLALVLKKQFNVPITFRQLNEEYATLDSLVNYLDGNLPAGAYEPPVSPPPVTQHGSPTAQVMAPAQPDGGSVLDLMAQQLQILSKQVALLQAGTQKTTAIPEGVASLKTTREPVLMTKAELTPEEEIELKKPFGASARIERQLTELSPKQQAFLRQLTDRYNQKTKGSKAYTQEHRPYMADPRVVSGFKPATKELVYPIVINKSRGSRLWDLDGNEYIDMLNGFGSIMFGYQPDFIRHALYNQIDSGYEIGPQHELAGEVSRLLCDFTGFDRVALCNTGSEAVLGAMRIARTVTNRSLIVAFSGSYHGIVDEVIVRGSQRLKSFPASPGIMPEAVQNMLILEYGTDKSLNIIRKRAHELAAVLVEPVQSRRPEFVPVDFLHELRQLTAASGTALIFDEVITGFRMHPGGTQALFGIKADLATYGKVIGGGLPIGVIAGNKGFMDALDGGSWQYGDASIPEQGVTYFAGTFVRHPLALAAAKASLLHLKAAGPGLQKALTDKAHCVATALNTELERHQIPLFVAQFGSLWRIKVQEEIPYSELLFTLLRQKGFHIWDGFPCFITEAHTDAEIDQFIDLFRESLAELMEADFFQKTRSQPISPITSQVPVVASSYVFSKPPVPDAKLGRDRAGNPAWFIADPAHPSHYIQVYSH; encoded by the coding sequence ATGAGAGACATATACCACACCGATTTCCTTAGTAAAAATGCATTAACTGAGCCTGGTCCTCAAGAGGTAGCTAACTACCCAAACGAGCAGACGATCACCGCTTTATTTTCTGAACAGGTTAGTAAGCACCCGCAGTGTGTTGCCGTACAATTTGACGGCCAGCAACTGACCTATCGCCAGCTAGACGAGCGGTCCTCCCAATTGGCCAATTACCTCCGGAAGCGTGGCGTGACGGAAGAAACGCTTGTGCCGATTTGCCTTAACCGCTCCCTGGAAATGATTATTGGCCTGCTGGCTATTCTGAAGGCAGGGGGTGCCTATGTACCCATCGAGCCAGATTATCCGCGGGAACGGTTACAGTATATTCTTTCGGATACCGGGGCAACTGTCATCGTTACTAATGTTCAATCGGTCCAGGCGTTGGCAGACTTTACGCAACCACTAATCTACATTGACCGGGATTGGGAAGCCATTGCACAAGAATCAACGCAAGCTCCAGATACGGCGTTGGCTCCTCACAATCTGGCTTATGTCATCTATACGTCGGGCTCGACCGGGCAACCCAAAGGAGTTTTGATTGAGCATCGGTCAATAGCGAATGAAATCAGTAGCTACTCCTCGCTGTTTGGCTTCGATAGTTCGGATAAGCAGTTGGTGTTGGCCAATTTCACATTCGATGCCTCCGTCGAGCAAATTTTCGTGCCGCTGATTAGTGGCGCTTGTGTTGTTTTGATTTCGATGAGTGATCAGCTCGATCCGCACACATTAGCCAAAACAATTGACGAAGCGGGCATTACGCACTTCCAAACCACGCCAACCTTTTTAAGAACGATAAAACCGCAACCCTACACGCGCCTGAAACGCGTTTGTTCGGGTGGCGAAGCTTGCCCGATTGAACTGGCCGAACAGTGGAGTCCATACGTTCGCTTTTTCAATAAATATGGCCCCACCGAAACCGCCGTTAACGTAAGCTATCATTCGTACAGTCAGGAAAAAAAATACGAAACGCATCTCCCGATTGGAAAGCCCCTACCGAATACACAATTCTATGTTTTAGATGCCGATAATACGGCCGTGCCAGTTGGCGGAACGGGCGAACTGCATGTTAGTGGCATTCAGGTAGCCCGAGGCTATTTGAATCAGGCTGCATTAACAGCCAGCAAGTTTGTGCATTCGGCAGTTGGCTTGGCCGGTTCACGCCTGTATAGAACGGGCGATTTGGTGCGGCTTCTGCCCGATGGTGAACTAGTCTACGTAGGCCGAACCGACGATCAGGTAAAAGTCAGAGGGTATCGAATCGAAGTAGGCGAAATCGAACAGGTGCTCAACCATCATCCGTCGATTCGTCAGTCTGTGGTCGTGACGAAAGAGGATTCGATGGGTGCCAACCAGTTGGTAGCCTATGTGATACCGGAAAAAGAATTCGACAAAGAAATCATTACGCTTTATCTAAAAAATAAGTTGCCCGACTACATGGCACCTGCCTATGTTGTTGAAATAGATCGTTTTCCAATGAACAACAGCGGCAAAACAGATCGGAAAGCGCTGGCTACGTTGGCCATCAAAAGGCCCGAATTAGCTACCCTGTACCGAGCTCCTGAAACTAGTCTGGAAAAACAGATCGCTGATCTGTGGAAATCATTACTCCACCTGGACGAAGTGGGTACGGACGACAATTTCTTCGCTCTGGGCGGAAATTCTTTATTGGCCGTAAACTTCGTTGCTGCGCTACAAGAGCGATTCGATTATCGATTACCAATTGCCAGGCTGTATCAATACAGAACGATCAAAAACATAGCCCAATTTCTGGAGCGGAAAGACGACAGGCAGGTAAAAACAAAGCCAGAAAAGCCGTCAGCTAGCCAGCGAACCGATGAAGTCGCGGTAATTGGTATGGCTGGGCGCTTCCCTGGCGCGAATACGGTTGATGAGCTCTGGACACTTTTAAAAGAAGGGAAAGAGGCCATCCGCTTCTTTTCCGATCAGGAACTGGACCCGAGTATACCTGATCACGTAAAAGCTGACCCAATGTATGTAAAAGCCCGGGGTATCATCGACAACGTCGACAAATTTGATCCTGCCTTTTTTGGCATTAACCCAAAAATGGCGGAGTTAATGGACCCGCAGCAGCGTATCTTTTTGGAAATAGCCTGGGAGGCCCTGGAAAGTGCGGGCTATGTACCAGAAAAACAGGAGGGTCAGATTGGCGTTTTTGCCGGGTGCCGGTTCAATTCCTATTACCTGAATAATCTTGCTTCGAATCCGGATCTAGTTGATAAGGCGGGCTTTTTCAACGTCATGACCTTCAATGACAAGGACTATATTTCGTCAAGGACAGCCTATGCCTTGAATTTAAAAGGGCCTGCGGTTACCGTGCAATCGGCCTGCTCCACCTCACTGCTGGCCATTGCGCAGGCCGTAGAGAGTATCCGTAAAGGGCAGTGTGCGATGGCACTGGCCGGTGGAGCTACCGTTACAGCACCCGTCAACAGTGGGCATTTGTACGAAGAGGGGTCCATTCTGAGTAGCGACGGGCATTGCCGACCGTTTGATGCAAACGCCAGGGGAACCGTATTCAGCGATGGCGCGGGGGTTGTTCTGCTGAAAAGCCGACAGCAGGCCGAAAAAGATGGGGACACGATATATGCCATTATCAGGGGCGTTGGTGTAACTAACGACGGTGGCGACAAGGGCAGTTTTTCCGCTCCGAGTTCCGATGGGCAGGCGGGTGCCATCAACATGGCGATGCAGGACGCCGGGGTGGACCCGTCTTCTATTTCGTATGTTGAAGCTCATGGTACAGCTACGCCCCTGGGCGACCCAATAGAAATAGAGGGGCTACGCAAAGCGTTTGGCACACAGGTCGAACAGCCCTTTTGTGCGCTGGGCTCCATCAAAAGCAACATTGGCCATCTGGTAAGCGCTGCCGGTGTTGCGGGATTTATAAAAACGGTTTTGAGTTTGTACCACCAGCAGCTTCCACCCTCTTTATTTTATGAAACGCCCAACCCAGCTATTGACTTCAGCAACAGTCCTTTTTATGTCAACGCATCCTTAAAAGACTGGCAGTCAACCACGGTGCGCCGGGCGGGCGTTAGCTCATTTGGTGTGGGCGGCACAAACGTCCATGTTGTCCTGGAAGAAGTTGAGACAAAGGCGCCCCTGTCCACGAACGACAATAACCGGCCCTACCAGCTTATTACCTGGTCGGCAAAATCTGCTGACAGCCGTGACACCTATGTTCAAAGTCTGGCTACCTATTGTCGGCAGGCCCGTCAGGTCAATTTAGCCGATGTCGCCTTTACCCTGCAAACAGCCCGGTCAGCCTTTGCCCATCGCCGGTTTGTCGTGGCGACTTCGGCGGATGACTGTTTGGAAAAGCTCAATGCGCCATCGTCGGTTAACGTCCAAACGGTAAAACAGACTCCGGGACCAATCGTATTCATGTTTCCTGGCCAAGGCTCCCAATACCCAAACATGGGTCGTGAATTATACGAAGATGAACCCGTATATCGCAACGCCATTGATGAATGTGCCGAACTGCTCGATGCCTATCTGGAAACAGACATACGGCAGGTTCTTTACTTCGATAAAGGCAACAAGAGTGCTGAAGAACGCCTGCAAAACACCCGCTATACCCAACCCGCTTTATTTAGTACAGAATATGCCCTGGCCAAATTATGGATGAGTTGGGGCATTGAACCCGCTATCCTGTGTGGCCATAGTATCGGCGAATTCTTGGCGGCTCATCTGGCCGGTGTTTTCACCCTGGCTGATGCCCTCAAACTGATCAGTATACGGGGGCGTCTGGTGAGCGAGCTCCCCCGCGGCAGCATGTTGTCTGTGCGTATGGAAGCCGAGAAGATTGGCGCGCTCATGCCTGAGCCTTTGTCCATTGCAGCCATCAACAGCCAAAAGCTTTGCGTCGTGGCGGGTCATGATGAAGACATCGCTGATTTTGCCAGCGTTCTTGACAACATGGAGATTTCCAACCGGGTTCTATCGACCAGCCATGCGTTCCATTCCGTCATGATGGAGCCCGTCATTGCTGACTTTGAAAAAGTACTCGCGGAGGTTTCCCTGAACACGCCGACCAAACCAATCGTATCGACGGTTACGGGCACCTGGCTATCGAATAGCGAAGCCACCGACCCCCATTACTGGGCCACGCACCTACGCCTGACGGTCCGCTTTGCGGATGCGCTTGACTCGGTTCTAACGCAAAATCAGCCTATCCTTCTGGAGGTTGGGCCCGGCAATGCAACAGCCTCATTTGCCCGCCAGCAAGCCGGTTCCAAAGCGGCAACCATCCTGACCAGCCTGGAGCGTAAGGAGTCGAAAACCGAATACGAGTCCGTGCTAAATGCCCTCGGTCAACTCTGGCTGAATGGGCTCGAACCCGATTGGCGAGCCTTCTACGCCCACCAGAACAGAAAACGGGTGACGCTGCCCACCTACGCCTTCGATAAGAAACGATACTGGATTGATCCAGCCGTTAAAGTTTCGCCAATGAACCACGTTCGGGATACACCGACGGCGCAGGGACTACCGGACCAATTTCCTGCTGAACAACCTGTCTATTCTATCAAGATGAGAAAAGATATACTAGTCGATAAGGTCAAAGAAATACTGGAAGAAGCCTCGGGTATCGAGATGAAAAATGTGACGACTGATATGCATTTTCTGGAAATTGGTCTTGATTCACTGCTGCTCACCCAACTAGCCTTAGTCCTTAAAAAGCAATTCAATGTACCGATCACCTTCCGTCAGTTGAATGAGGAATATGCTACCCTCGATTCATTGGTCAACTACCTCGACGGCAACTTACCCGCCGGAGCCTATGAGCCGCCGGTTAGTCCGCCACCCGTTACCCAACACGGTTCGCCCACGGCTCAGGTCATGGCGCCCGCTCAACCGGATGGCGGTTCAGTCCTGGATTTAATGGCCCAGCAACTTCAGATTCTGTCGAAGCAGGTGGCACTGCTGCAGGCCGGAACCCAGAAAACGACCGCCATACCAGAAGGTGTAGCCAGCTTGAAAACAACCCGTGAGCCGGTTTTAATGACAAAGGCTGAGTTGACACCCGAAGAAGAAATTGAGCTAAAAAAACCATTTGGTGCCAGTGCCCGCATTGAGCGCCAGCTTACAGAACTAAGCCCCAAACAACAGGCTTTTCTGCGGCAGCTAACGGACCGGTATAACCAAAAAACAAAGGGGAGCAAAGCCTATACGCAGGAACATCGCCCATACATGGCCGACCCACGGGTGGTATCGGGCTTCAAGCCAGCCACGAAAGAACTTGTTTACCCCATTGTCATCAACAAATCCAGAGGCAGCCGCTTGTGGGATCTGGATGGCAATGAGTACATCGATATGCTCAATGGCTTCGGCTCGATTATGTTCGGATACCAGCCCGACTTTATCCGGCATGCCCTGTACAACCAGATTGATAGCGGCTACGAGATTGGTCCGCAGCATGAACTGGCGGGTGAAGTAAGCCGGTTACTCTGCGATTTTACGGGTTTTGACCGAGTGGCGCTCTGCAATACGGGCTCAGAGGCCGTACTGGGGGCCATGCGCATTGCGCGCACGGTTACTAACCGCTCACTGATTGTTGCGTTTTCCGGCTCGTATCATGGCATTGTCGACGAGGTCATCGTCCGGGGTTCCCAGCGGTTAAAATCGTTTCCGGCCTCACCGGGCATCATGCCGGAAGCCGTTCAGAACATGCTCATTCTGGAGTATGGCACCGATAAAAGCCTGAATATCATCCGGAAGCGGGCGCACGAATTAGCTGCTGTCCTGGTAGAGCCGGTGCAGAGTCGCCGACCCGAATTTGTCCCTGTCGACTTCCTTCACGAACTGCGGCAGCTTACGGCAGCTTCCGGAACAGCGTTGATTTTTGACGAAGTGATTACCGGCTTTCGAATGCACCCCGGCGGCACACAGGCACTGTTCGGCATCAAAGCCGATCTGGCAACCTACGGCAAAGTCATTGGGGGTGGCCTGCCCATTGGCGTCATTGCCGGTAACAAAGGGTTCATGGATGCGCTGGACGGCGGCTCCTGGCAATACGGCGACGCATCCATTCCCGAACAGGGCGTAACCTATTTTGCGGGCACCTTTGTTCGGCACCCGCTGGCGCTGGCTGCGGCCAAAGCGTCTTTACTGCACCTAAAGGCCGCCGGGCCAGGCTTACAAAAAGCCCTGACCGATAAAGCGCATTGTGTGGCAACCGCCCTGAATACGGAGCTTGAGCGGCATCAGATTCCGCTGTTTGTGGCCCAGTTCGGCTCCTTGTGGCGGATTAAAGTTCAGGAGGAAATACCCTATAGCGAATTACTCTTTACGCTGCTGCGGCAAAAAGGATTTCACATCTGGGATGGGTTCCCCTGCTTTATTACCGAAGCCCATACCGACGCAGAAATTGACCAGTTCATCGACCTGTTTCGCGAGAGTCTCGCCGAACTGATGGAGGCTGATTTTTTCCAGAAAACACGGTCTCAACCCATTTCGCCCATAACGTCTCAGGTGCCTGTCGTGGCTTCCTCCTATGTGTTTAGCAAGCCCCCGGTACCCGATGCAAAACTGGGTAGAGACCGGGCCGGTAACCCAGCGTGGTTTATTGCAGATCCGGCTCACCCGAGCCATTACATACAAGTTTATTCACACTGA